A window of Streptomyces sp. DG1A-41 contains these coding sequences:
- a CDS encoding ROK family transcriptional regulator → MGGVAGTGKGTGTGAGAGANLLALRSHNAALVLDLLRTAGSDGISRLELAERTGLTPQAVSKITARLREDGLAAEAGRRASTGGKPRTVLRLVPEAGHAVGVHLDRDEVRAVLVDLRGTVVGERRAALDLGAGARAVLTAVTQVVRETVAEVLPAGPLLAQAGSLLGVGVALPGPLDHVRGVLHRVTGFPEWDGFPLREALAERLGLPVVVDKDTNAAALGLAAGDEGGSFAYLHLGTGLGAGLVIGGSVHRGARTGAGEFGHQVIQLDGPPCTCGDRGCVEALCLGAVARGDAEEAARVLGAGAANLVGLLDIDVVLLGGRTVAAAPEAFVRGVGAVLGARARRTGEDAVPVRVAPGGGRVVAVGAAQLVLGPVFGRGAG, encoded by the coding sequence GTGGGCGGTGTGGCCGGCACAGGCAAAGGCACAGGCACAGGGGCAGGGGCCGGAGCGAACCTGCTCGCCCTGCGCAGCCACAACGCCGCGCTGGTGCTCGACCTGCTGCGGACCGCCGGCTCCGACGGCATCAGCCGGCTCGAACTCGCCGAGCGGACCGGCCTCACCCCACAGGCGGTCAGCAAGATCACGGCCCGGCTGCGGGAGGACGGGCTCGCGGCGGAGGCGGGGCGCCGCGCGTCGACCGGGGGCAAGCCGCGCACGGTGCTGCGGCTGGTGCCCGAGGCGGGGCACGCGGTGGGGGTCCACCTGGACCGGGACGAGGTCCGGGCCGTGCTCGTGGATCTGCGCGGGACGGTGGTGGGGGAGCGGCGGGCCGCGCTGGATCTGGGGGCCGGGGCGCGGGCGGTGCTGACGGCGGTGACGCAAGTCGTGCGGGAGACGGTGGCGGAGGTACTGCCCGCCGGACCGCTCCTCGCGCAGGCCGGTTCCCTGCTCGGGGTGGGGGTGGCGCTGCCCGGGCCGCTCGACCACGTCCGGGGTGTGCTGCACCGGGTGACCGGCTTCCCCGAGTGGGACGGCTTTCCGCTGCGGGAGGCGCTGGCGGAGCGGCTCGGGCTGCCGGTCGTGGTCGACAAGGACACCAACGCGGCGGCGCTGGGCCTGGCGGCCGGGGACGAGGGCGGCTCCTTCGCGTACCTGCACCTCGGTACGGGGCTGGGGGCCGGTCTGGTGATCGGCGGAAGCGTGCACCGGGGAGCCCGGACCGGGGCCGGGGAGTTCGGCCACCAGGTGATCCAGTTGGACGGCCCGCCGTGCACCTGCGGCGACCGCGGCTGCGTGGAGGCGCTGTGCCTCGGCGCGGTGGCGCGCGGCGATGCCGAGGAGGCGGCGCGCGTACTGGGAGCGGGCGCGGCGAACCTGGTGGGGCTGCTCGACATCGACGTCGTCCTGCTGGGCGGCCGGACGGTGGCCGCGGCTCCGGAGGCGTTCGTGCGGGGGGTCGGGGCGGTACTGGGGGCACGGGCCCGGCGGACGGGGGAGGACGCCGTGCCGGTGCGTGTCGCGCCGGGTGGAGGGCGAGTCGTGGCGGTGGGGGCGGCTCAGCTGGTGCTGGGGCCGGTGTTCGGGCGGGGGGCTGGCTGA
- a CDS encoding heme-degrading domain-containing protein, whose product MTHKSTHNPSHSQGLTPKIHPELTPSLEELEKEERRLVFRQFTHDDAWALGSLLVGMARERQAPVAIDIHRAGQQLFHAALPGSTPDNDAWIARKRRVVERYGSASYLVGARFRAKGTTFEESSRLDPDTYAAHGGSFPITVEGVGVIGAVTVSGLPQLQDHRFVVEALEEFLGKDR is encoded by the coding sequence GTGACACACAAGAGCACGCACAACCCCTCGCACAGCCAGGGACTCACCCCGAAGATCCACCCGGAGCTCACCCCGAGCCTGGAGGAGCTGGAGAAGGAGGAACGCCGCCTGGTGTTCCGCCAGTTCACCCACGACGACGCCTGGGCGCTCGGCTCGCTCCTCGTCGGCATGGCCCGGGAGCGGCAGGCCCCGGTCGCGATCGACATCCACCGCGCCGGCCAGCAGCTCTTCCACGCGGCGCTGCCCGGCTCCACGCCCGACAACGACGCCTGGATCGCCCGCAAGCGCCGGGTCGTCGAGCGCTACGGCTCCGCCTCCTACCTGGTGGGGGCCCGCTTCCGCGCCAAGGGCACGACGTTCGAGGAGTCCTCGCGCCTCGACCCCGACACGTACGCGGCACACGGCGGTTCGTTCCCGATCACCGTCGAGGGCGTGGGCGTGATCGGCGCGGTGACGGTGTCCGGGCTGCCGCAGCTCCAGGACCACCGGTTCGTGGTGGAGGCGCTGGAGGAGTTCCTCGGCAAGGACCGCTAG
- a CDS encoding Gfo/Idh/MocA family oxidoreductase, translated as MTGTPLGAPGAPGSPGSPGSPLRVGLVGYGLAGSVFHAPLIAATEGLALDTVVTSNPERQQQARAEFPEVRLAAGPDELFDRAAELDLIVVASPNKTHVPLATTALQAGLPVVVDKPVAGTAAEARELAALAEERGLLLSVFQNRRWDNDFLTLRKLLSEGELGDIWRFESRFERWRPKPKGGWRESGDPAEIGGLMYDLGSHVVDQALVLFGPAAAVYAESDIRRPGAETDDDTFIAITHTSGVRSHLYVSATTAQLGPRFRVLGSAAGYVKYGLDPQEAALRSGHRPGPGWGAEPESLWGRVGSGESPVTGGGRPEPTLPGDYPAYYAAVAKALLEGAPNPVTALEAAAALDVLEAARRSAREKVTVTL; from the coding sequence ATGACTGGCACTCCCCTCGGCGCACCCGGCGCACCCGGCAGCCCCGGCAGCCCCGGCTCGCCCCTCCGCGTCGGCCTCGTCGGCTACGGCCTGGCCGGCTCCGTCTTCCACGCCCCGCTGATCGCCGCCACCGAGGGCCTCGCCCTCGACACGGTGGTCACCTCGAACCCCGAGCGGCAGCAGCAGGCCCGCGCCGAGTTCCCGGAGGTGCGCCTCGCCGCCGGCCCGGACGAGCTGTTCGACCGGGCCGCCGAGCTGGACCTGATCGTCGTGGCGTCCCCGAACAAGACGCACGTGCCGCTCGCGACCACCGCGCTCCAGGCCGGTCTGCCGGTCGTGGTCGACAAGCCCGTCGCGGGCACGGCGGCCGAGGCCCGCGAGCTGGCCGCCCTGGCCGAGGAGCGCGGCCTGCTCCTCTCCGTCTTCCAGAACCGCCGCTGGGACAACGACTTCCTCACCCTGCGCAAGCTGCTGTCCGAGGGCGAGTTGGGCGACATCTGGCGCTTCGAGTCCCGCTTCGAGCGCTGGCGTCCGAAGCCGAAGGGCGGCTGGCGGGAGTCCGGCGACCCCGCAGAGATCGGAGGTCTGATGTACGACCTCGGCAGCCATGTCGTCGACCAGGCGCTGGTCCTCTTCGGCCCGGCGGCCGCCGTGTACGCGGAGTCGGACATCCGCCGCCCGGGCGCCGAGACGGACGACGACACGTTCATCGCGATCACGCACACCAGCGGCGTCCGCTCCCACCTCTACGTCTCCGCGACGACCGCCCAGCTCGGCCCCCGCTTCCGCGTCCTGGGCTCCGCCGCCGGCTACGTCAAGTACGGCCTCGACCCCCAGGAGGCGGCCCTGCGCTCAGGCCACCGCCCCGGGCCCGGCTGGGGCGCGGAGCCCGAGTCGCTGTGGGGCCGGGTGGGCTCCGGCGAGTCCCCGGTCACCGGAGGCGGCCGACCCGAACCCACCCTCCCGGGCGACTACCCCGCTTACTATGCGGCCGTGGCGAAGGCCCTGCTGGAGGGCGCCCCGAACCCGGTGACCGCGCTGGAGGCGGCCGCCGCCCTGGACGTACTGGAGGCCGCGCGTCGTTCGGCCCGCGAGAAGGTGACGGTGACCCTGTGA